The Malus sylvestris chromosome 3, drMalSylv7.2, whole genome shotgun sequence genomic sequence TCGTACTCAAATGCAAACCAGTTCTCAAGAGAAAATGCATAGATATGATCTCCAAgtctttttattatatattatcaGTAAAAAACCAAACCTAAAAGCGAATTGAAACAATTGTTTTCCCCAAAGTAAAGATGGATCCATGTATAAAACCCTAAGCATATCCAATTTCTCCCGTAATCGATCATATCAGATCTAACTCGATCACACCAGAAAGATTGTGATCGGAACATGACTTAATTATCATCAAAATTGAGATGAGATTATGCACATTTGATTTTTGAGTAGATTTCATAATTAAAGGGCAAAAAAACTTAATGGCAGCTTGCACTAATATCTGATGCTTAATTAATCAGATGCATATGGTCGGTGATTCCAGTTTTTGTTGGGATGTTAGGGTTTCCATCGCCCTATATATGACATAAATTAGGGGGAAATGCATATCCAGATCCCATTCACTAACCCTACGCTTGAATTTAGGTTGAGGACAAAATTGAGAAGGAAAGATTAGCAAGATAATCTATGTTCAAGATTTCATAAGTTATTTACTTCTTGGTCACGACTTAGAAAATTAATAACAAGTAGGAATACAGCTCAAAATGTATATCTCATACAATCACCTGCAATAAACTTCATATGAATTCGCTATAAAaaccttcatatatatatatttgaattaaAAGACAAATAAGTCAATGGATTAACTCCAATTTCTCATCATTCTTGAGCTAATTACAGTCAACCAAAGAAGGAACCCAAGACTTTATGAGCACACATGATAACAAAATCCAAAAGCCTAAAATTAAACCTCCCCACTTAATTTTATATGGTCAGTACCTTCAACACATGAAATTTAATTAAGATCTAGTAGTACTAATTACTTGAAAAGTATATTAATTACCTCGCATAATTCATATGATCAGTACTCAAAATCGCCGGGAGAGCGAGCTATTTCCCCTTTCCATATATGGAGGATTAGACATATCTGCTGCCGCTGTAGGAAATCTTGTCCTTGGTGGTGaaacttcagctttttcctcATTACTATTAGCCTTACCTTGGTGAGCAGCCTTCTCTCCTTCCAATTCTCTGTACCTATGCAAGTACCTCTTCAGCGGTTCCGCGTAATCATCGAATCCAAGAGTTGCCAGAGCCCAGCAAATGTCATCCCCATTCACTGTCTTGCGCTTCTCTTTGTGGCACTTGTCAGATGCTTCTCCAGTCACAAAACTTATGAACTCAGAAACACATTCTTGCATGGTTTCTTTGGCTTCTTTCGAGATTTTTGCATTGGGGGGCAAAATCTGCTTCATGATCCGCCCAACATTAGCAATTGGAAGCAACCGATCTTGTTCCTTGATGACCCCCTCTTGATTATGAAGATGGTGGTGATAATCACTAGAGACATTACTACTACCACCTGTGAAATTGTACTTAAACCCTTCTCTATCAGCTGATGAATTATTGTTTCCTATATTATCAACCATCTCTATATTATGAAATTTTGATCCTCTCAAACACAGACACGTCGCTACCTAGCTCCTCTTTCACTTGCTAATTACTTGAGCTGCTTTATATAGAACCTTAGATGTCCATACAGGCATACTTATGTACATATGCACCATATCATATCATAAGATGACATGGCATGCCTCTACAAATACCTGGTCAGCACAACAGGCAATTCTCTATGTTGGTATAATTGGCTTCTCATTTGTTTATTCCCTaatctcactctctccctctcaagtGAGGAATTTTTATCTGTACTATGAACATTTGTTATGTGATGTATTATTTCACGTGTTATAATATGAGTGAGCAACAAAGTCGATATTTCCCATTTTTAGagtatat encodes the following:
- the LOC126615861 gene encoding nuclear transcription factor Y subunit B-5-like translates to MVDNIGNNNSSADREGFKYNFTGGSSNVSSDYHHHLHNQEGVIKEQDRLLPIANVGRIMKQILPPNAKISKEAKETMQECVSEFISFVTGEASDKCHKEKRKTVNGDDICWALATLGFDDYAEPLKRYLHRYRELEGEKAAHQGKANSNEEKAEVSPPRTRFPTAAADMSNPPYMERGNSSLSRRF